The DNA sequence CTTCAGATCATAGACATAGTTGATGCCCCCTGGAATGCCCACCCCCAAAGTATGTGACAATTTTTTATCATTTCCGTTAAAGCTTACAAAACCTCGCAGCAATCTTGGCCGGTTGCCAACATCAACATAAATTGGTGAAACGTAACCTACTGATGGTGGGTACGAATCCAAGGCATGCAGTTTTTTCGGATTTGAGTCTGTCGTACGGATTGAAAACCCCAGTCTTGGTGGTAACCACCCCGCTGCTTTTATATTTTTTAGTTCGAGTTGATGCGTCCCTTTCTTCAAGAAAATGTCTCCCACCTGTTGCCCACGGTCATAACTCGAGTTGGCCCGAACAACACTCTTGTTGTTGACCAACAAGTCAAAACCACCGGTAAAGCCTATCGTGAATATATATTTTGCATCTTTTGGTACATTGAGTTCTCCTTTGAAAACCAATCCGTACTGGTCTTCTTCACCGGTTAAGTTCACATCTATGTTCTGGGTTTGCCCAGTTTGTGCGGGTTCGGCAGAGGAGATGTCTTCCAAATCTTTGAACTCACCCTTATAACTGGTGAACGATAGCTCGTTCAAAGAGACATCTAAATCAGAGAGCAATATATATTTGATGTTGCGAAAGGCCACGGGCCCATGATCACCCTGAATCATCAATGGCCCTGCAGGCGTTTCTTCTTTTGAAATAGGACCTCCCGTAGGTCTAGGGATCTCAACATTATTGTGGATCAACACATCATTGAGATATACACTGACCAAACGTGCATTTTTGATTTTTTTTCCTGAAGCATCAAATTTTGGTGCCTGAAAGTGGATGTTGAGTTTTTGCCATAGCCCTGGTGCTTTTGCGGCATTGGCAAGTGGTGCCACGCCCATGAACACTTTTTCAGGTTCTTTTTCCCAATTACGGTAAAGTCCGCCTATATCGCCATATTTTGGCTGTCTTGTTCCCCAACTGTCCATTATTTGTATCTCATAACGGCCTTGTAGGTAAATTCCAGAATTGGAACCTTTTGGAACCATGACCTCCATTTCAAGTTTAATGTCACCATGTTCCCATTTGGTGAGCAGGTGCTTTTCTTGGCCCGGCTTATAATCGTTGTACAAAATTCCTGTTCCAGGCCTCGTTTTGATCGGGCCAACATCGATGACGCCTTTTTTTCGCCTTCTGCGCTGTTCTTTTTTTGAAAGTGGCTGTGCCTGTGCCTTGGCATATTGCAATGCATTGATATTGGGGTCAACTGAGATATCACCAATGATTTGCCAATTTAAAAAGGGTCCTTGAAAATCATCAAGAACGGTCAGATCGATATTATTTTGGGCTGTGCAAATGAAGCTAAATGCTAAAAAAAGTAGAAAAGTGAAAAATGGCTTCATACAAGAATGTTTGAATTAGTAGATGAAGGTAAAGGCCTAAAAGTAAAAATACAAACCAGTTCCTTTAATAAAATTTGCTGGATGACGTATCGGGGCACATGAACGTATTCTAAATTCGCGAAAAGTACTTATGGCAAGGGTGTTTTGGTACCATTCATATGTTTGGGCATCTTTTATGTCATCGTGCCTTCTTTTTTTGTTTCACCCCATGTTTTTTAAGTTGTCATTGCCTAGCTTTGTTGAAAACAAAAAAAATTGAACAATAGCAGAATATGGAAGAAAAATTGATGTTCATTGATCCACACGTACACATGACAT is a window from the Muricauda sp. SCSIO 65647 genome containing:
- a CDS encoding DUF1080 domain-containing protein; its protein translation is MKPFFTFLLFLAFSFICTAQNNIDLTVLDDFQGPFLNWQIIGDISVDPNINALQYAKAQAQPLSKKEQRRRRKKGVIDVGPIKTRPGTGILYNDYKPGQEKHLLTKWEHGDIKLEMEVMVPKGSNSGIYLQGRYEIQIMDSWGTRQPKYGDIGGLYRNWEKEPEKVFMGVAPLANAAKAPGLWQKLNIHFQAPKFDASGKKIKNARLVSVYLNDVLIHNNVEIPRPTGGPISKEETPAGPLMIQGDHGPVAFRNIKYILLSDLDVSLNELSFTSYKGEFKDLEDISSAEPAQTGQTQNIDVNLTGEEDQYGLVFKGELNVPKDAKYIFTIGFTGGFDLLVNNKSVVRANSSYDRGQQVGDIFLKKGTHQLELKNIKAAGWLPPRLGFSIRTTDSNPKKLHALDSYPPSVGYVSPIYVDVGNRPRLLRGFVSFNGNDKKLSHTLGVGIPGGINYVYDLKAGNLIGAWRGDFVDATPMWHNRGNGSFQPRGDVQWTFLGHPLGELDNLQQEFPMDGTGDYQPLGYVIDPSTGLPSFRYSYKNVEVENKIIPTDDDSSLINEISFSEGNEQNWYYKIATGKVEQLKEKVYVLNDHQYYLSIESGHTPITRKINDQTELLLPVNGNTIKYKITW